The Ornithorhynchus anatinus isolate Pmale09 chromosome 16, mOrnAna1.pri.v4, whole genome shotgun sequence genome contains the following window.
tagcaaattccaacatcattattataacccctATTTTAATGTTGAAAAAAGTGGGGCAATTagtgcacataataatgataataattttggtatttcttaatcgcttactgtgtgcagagcactgttctaagcgctggggtagatacagggtaatcaggtggtcccacgtgaggctcacagtcttaatccccattttacagatgaggtaactgaggcatagagaggttaagtgacttgcccacagtcacacagctgaaatacAGCATTATTGATTCTTCAGAGTAAAAGTGAAACAATTGATAGAATTCCAACAAGAACGTCATGGGAGCAAGagatacaaaaaaaacccctgcttttttatccccattttacagatgaggtaactgaggcacagagaggttaagtgacttgtccacagacacacagctgaaatACAGCATTATTGATTCTTCAGGTTAAAAGTGAAACAATAGAATTCCAAGAACGTCATAGGATCAAGAGATACAAAAAAAACACCCCTGCTTTTTCCAGCGTGTGCAACATCACGTTGAAGGGTAAACAGATAAATTTAGTTTCCATTCCCATAGTGAAATATGGATACGATTCTGAGACAACCGATTCAGGTGTTTTAAGGCTCTTGTAAGGTAATTAACAGCTTCTGTTGACCAACTTTCTAAGAATGGAATGACCCCATCGTCAGGAGAGAAAAACAGCCCCCCAAAAGGCTTCGaggagtggataaagcaggggcctggattctgccacttgtctgctgtgtgacctcggacaagtcacttcacttctccgtgcctcagttacctcacctgtaaagtggagattaagactgtgagccccatgtgggacatcctgattaccttgtatctcccccagcgctcagaacggtgcttggcacagagtaggcgcttcacaaataccagcgttattaattatcattattatatgggacatggactgggtctaacctgactggcttgtacctaccccagcacttagtacaatgtctggcatatagtaagcccttaacaaacacgatGAAAAGAGGGCTGTTGGAAGAGTCTGCAGAATGTAGCTGCTAAAATTTAACATCTCGGTTGCAATTTTTATTTGCGGGAAAAAAAACTTTCAATGAAAGGCCACGTTTAAAATCTGCCTTGCAGGTGGAAGAGCACGCCATCACGTACACCAACATCATCACTATCGCCGACTCGCCGCCTTCTGAAATAATCACTCGCCAGAAACACCTCCAGATTATTGTGAAGTGTGAAATGGAAAGCAATTCCACAGTAGAAATAATGTACGTGACAGAAGATAACATCGTACAAAACGAAAGCGCCTCAGGCAGATACAACGTCAGCATGGCTCTTTTTGAATCCAATGCATTCGTCACTCCTTTGCCGCATTCACCGTACGACGTGGATTTGAACCAGactcttttcgttcaggttaCCCTGCACACTCCTGATCCCAATTTAGTCGTGTTTCTCGATACCTGTACAGCATCACCGTCATCGGATTTTGGGTTACCGATATATGATCTAATCAGGAGTGGGTAAGTACATATGGTGTTCGACTGCAATATTTCTCTGCACCTTAAATTAACTGGGAAtatattttctaatttttttaaggGAATATTCTTATTACCCAACAGAGGTTTTGTAATTTCTTATAGAATGACTGCTCCAGCATCACTGCATCAGAAAACTGTTAgaccgattttttttttcttcttttgctaAAATTGGAAAGATTTGGAAACCAAAGATTGAAACGTCAAGATTGGCTCAAACCTTTGATGGTACACTTCTGAAATTTTGTTTTTGGATTGTGAGTCACACAGAGTTGAGTTGAAAACCTCGATGTAAAGCAGTGTGTCCATGgagaaagagtaagggcttggaaacaaaggacctagtttctattcgcggctccaccacttgcctgctgtgtgaccttgggcatgtcgcaactcctctctgcctcagtttcctcagctgtaaaatgagaatgaaatgccTGTTGTTCTTCCTACTCAGACCATAAACCccgcgtgagacggggactgtgtccgaagctgtatctacccctgcgcctagaacagtgttttgttttatggtaactgttaagcgtttaatatgtgccaggcattgccctaagcactgggatcgatacaagctaatcagtttggacacagtccatggcctatAAGGGgatcacagtgcttgatacatagtaagtgctcaaacaactATAAACATCTaaaaggaggagtaggaggaaaacaaggaggaagaagagagcaaaGAGGCAAATAACTGTGgtgtgtattaaacacttacacaTGTTCCAAggattctactaagcactgggatagatacaagttaatcaggtcagactccaaATGGGTTCGCAgccaagtaggggggagaacaggtaatccaatccccattttagagatgagaaaactgaggcagagagaagtaatttCCCCAAACTGACCCAGCAGGTcaatggtagagcagggattagaatccaagtccttggccgcccagacccgcgctctttccactgggtcataacGAATTCCGGGTGTCATCTATAATTAGTCTTTTAGGTCCTGGAAGAGGTTCCCAGTTTCTGAGAGATTGTTGAAACCGGTTTTTTGGGGGGAGCTTTTATGGGAAACCTACTTTCCAAACATTGTTCAACACCTTAAATTTTAGTTGCAGGATTCGCCGACTCCAGTGCCGAGTCTGAGGTTTCTACACTTGCCACCGATGTAAACAAACTCAGCTTCTCTAGGCAACACACTGACCAATTCGGATGTTAGTCTTCAACATTTCTAAACGTTTCGTTACAGATGTGAAAAAGATAATACCTCTAAAATCTATCCGTTACTTGGACACTACGGAAGATTCCAGTTTAACGCCTTTAAGTTCTTGGGGACCCTTGGATCCGTTTACCTCCAGTGCCAAGTTTTAATTTGTGACAGTAACGACAGTCAATCTCGCTGCAATCGAGGCTGTGTCACCAGACAGAAACGAGATATCTCTTCCTACAGATGGAAGGCTGATTCGGTCATAGGGCCCATTCGTTTGAAAAGGACTCCTAACCCTGGTAATCCAGGTAAAAGCTACTCTAGAAGTCAGCACTAAACCCGGGAGAAAATACTACTGtgggatttaagcacttcctataggctaagcgtcggggtaggaGTAGAGAGGGATACTTGGGTTGGGCAAGACCCTAAAATTGACAGCTTATAAAAATATTCAAatgtgtgggcctggaagtcggaggacccccttaaactgtgggcagattgtgggcaaatcacaatttctctgttcattcattgattcattcattcaatcgtatttactgagtacttactgtgtgcagaggactcaactaagtgcttggaaagtacaatttggcaacagacagagactcaacaacgggctcatggtctagaagggggagatagacaacaaaagaaGGAgataggcatcgatagcatcaaagcagataaatagaattatagatatatatacatcattaataaaataaatagaataataaatacgtacaaatatacaaaagtgctgtggggcggggaagggggtagagcagagggagggaggacgggcaatagggaggggaaggggagcagaggtaaaggggggctcagtctgaggcctcctggaggaggtgagctctcagtagggctttgaaggggggaagagagctagtttggcggaggtgaggagggacggcattctaggacagcgggaggacgtgggccaggggtcgacggcgggataggcttgaacgggggacggtgaggaggtgagcggcagagaagcggagcgtgcagggtgggcagtagaaagagagaagggaggtgaggtaggagggggcaaggtgatggagagccttgaagccaagagtgaggagtttttgcttgatacgaaggttgacaggcaacccctggagatttttgaggaccagagtgtttctgtagaaagagaatctgggcagcagagtgaagtagagactgaagcgGCGAgacacaggaggatgggagatcagaaaggagactgatgcagtcatccaggcgggacgTGATGAGAGATCGTACCGacgaggtagcggtttggatggagaggaaagggaggatcttggcgaggttgtgaaggtgagaccggcaggttttggtgacggattggatgtgtgcggtgaatgagagagcggattccctcatctgcaaaatggggagacaatacccgttctccctcctactcagacagtGGGACTTGATCGTCTTGTACATTCCCCACCGCTTAgtttagtacttgacacatagtaagtgcttaacaatcaccacgattattattatattctgaaGGGTTAGGTTTTTAAGTGGAGAGTAGTCTTAAATTCAGGGTCATTTCTGCTGCCagtcatttccattttaaaaaagaatcgTCCATAACTGGACAATTGCTCTTATTGCTGTACAAACTGAACAATGCTTTTCCCACTTGCTTTACGTCTTTCCTAACTCCAGAGTTTCGTAGTCAAGCAGATGCAGGAGAAACTCGGTACCAGCCAGGCAACAGTTTCCATCTTCTCTCATTCGCGGTCCTGGCTCTGAATGTGGCGATTGGGGCCGGAATGGTCATGAGGCACTACGTGAACCGCAGAAAGGGGTACGGATACCAGAAACTACAggactgctgatccaagcatccACTTCGAAATGCCAAAATACTCTTATACACTCCCTTTTCGAGTTCATTTTAAAAGCTTGATAAGCTATGAAAGATTTGGATCACACAGTCTGAAAGGCAATAAATTTCTCACTCCTAAATCAATATTGCAAAACTCTTTCATTTGATTCatctgagccttttttttttcagctgggCACCGTGCCACAAAGAGATGCGAACCGTCTTGCAGTATGCCACTGTGAAATTCACTAAGATCTGTATATAGATACAGATATCTCTCTCTACATAAGGGGTTTCAGATTTTTGTTGGGCGCTACCCATCAATTAGGCATCTATGGTGTGCAGGGCAcaatattaagggcttgggaaagtacaacagaagacatgatcactgtcctcaaggagattacagtctagcgaggggcTCTAGTGGATATAAAGAcgcgtacataaatgctatgcggtggagggaggagaaggaaagggatttTCATGCAAGTActcaaatgcacaggtgatgtAGAAGTGCCGAAGTGTAAGCAGATGGCGTaatatggtggggagatgagagattaatcaggaaaggcctcctggaggtgatagGATTTCGGAAAGGCTCTGAAGACGGATGCGGATGTGGGAAGGAGCTCCGGGGAAGATCTATTACAGATCACCTCCCAGACATAAATCGCTCCTGGTCCTCCTTCTGTCTCCGCctcagaggaagggaggtggtAAACTAACCTCTGCTACCTTAAACGGGGATGAGAGGAAAAACAAACTTCAGGATGAGGTACCAAAGGCCTAGATTAAGTTCTGGGGATTGTTATAAGtggtaggatttttttttggtgggaaaaCTGTAGCCACCGATCAAGATTTTCAGTGAAAGCCAATGTGTCATGGAGTAAGGAAGGAAGGGTCAATGTTTGGACTATTTTTCCTTAAAACTTGAATTTAAAATGACCTTTTAATtctgaaagggaagcagcagcagtcggtgggggaaggaaggcctCATACCGCTCCCTCCTTAtcctgctcttctctcccttcgCCCCTCAAAACCTCCCACCCCGAAACATACCATCAAACCTCAAAACCTCACCCCCCCCAACTCTCCTTGCCTTCTAATCTTCTCTCATACAATTCCAATCCACTGTGATCCATAGAACCCCCACTCTATAGTGGGCAAACTCCCTTTCATCCTTATCTCTCCTTGGCTAACTcaacccgaagcagcgtggctcagtggaaagaccccgggcttgggagtcagagaggtcatgggttcgaatcccggctctgcctcttgtcagctgactgtgggaaagtcacttcacttctcggtgcctcagttacctcatctgtaaaagggggattaactgtgaatctcacgtgggacaacctgattaccttgtatctatcccagcgcttagaacagtgctctgcacatagtaagcgcttaacaaataccaacaatattattagtattaaccaTAAGTGAGATGTGACGCTCTCTCTCAATAACACAGTCTTCCCTGCAGTTTTTTcgttcgttctctctctctctctctctctccccccccccttccccttcctcccacccttcacCTTGGACTTTTCCAATTCTTCCCATCGCATgcgaactgggggtggggagtaggCCGGTTCCTTGCTCAGAATATAGCTTTCTCTCAAACTCattccttccatctctcttcttctctggatTCCCACGTATTTAATCTTTATCACCTCCTACAACTATTAGTCCCTGTTCTCTACCACTCTGCTGTCCCATCTCTGTATTTCTTACTGATTTTCATACCTTTGTCATCTTCCTACtctcactttcttctcccactttgaCCCTAGGGAatgtcaactaccatctctaagaagATGATTCTgcagccctgacctccctccttccctgcagtctcacatttcttcctgccttcaagacatctctacctggatgtccctctGATACCgtcaactaaacatgtccaaaacggacctcctcatcttcctacccaaaccctgttcccCAAAccctttaccatcactgtagacgacactactatctttcccatctcacaaggatTATCTTGGCATCTCtcgtctcattcaacctacaggttcaatgtcaccaaaccctgtcagtaCTACCCTCAtatggctaaaatccgccttcTCCTCTCTATCCTAACCGCTCCTatactgacccaagcacttaactaatgcacccgcctccttgctgacctcccagcctcctctctcatgcATTCTggcccttacttcactctgctgcctgagtcatttttcttaaaaaacaaaaaacaaaagaaaccagtccacatctccccattcttgaagaacctccagtggttgctcacccacTTCCACATCAGAAAGAAACTAACTACtgttggcattaaagcactcactcagctcaCCCTCTATTATACCTCCCTGATTGTCTATTGCTTTATTGCACTCTGAacgccataagcgctcaataaatacgattgaatgaatattacaacccagtccacacactagGATCTTCCAAagtcaacctactcgctgtaccttgatctcatctatctcgccaccgacccacTGCAGGTATCTTCCCTTTGATCTGAAATGCCTTCCCCCTCCAAAGATGACAGaccacctttctccccacctttaaagctttattacaatcacatctcctccaagaggcgttccctgatTCAGCCCactcttccctactccctctcccttctggattaccctttaaacacttgatattcaccctaccctcagcccagcacttatgtacacatccagaattgatttatttacattgtctgcctcccactctagagtggaagctccttgtgagctgggaatctgtctaccaactctgatgtattttactctcccaagttcttagtacagtgctctgcacacggtaagcactcaataaataccactgattgactgaatgacgcTGATGATCTCTCCAACCTCCCTGCCACCTATTTTCTTTTATTTGTCAATTCTGTGGTGCTTCATCCCTCCTCAGTCACACACCAGCGCATACTGACAAGAGATCCAAGAATCCACTTTGAAATGCCAAAATACTCTTATACATTCCTTATTCAAATTCATTTTAAAAGCTTGATAAGCTATGAAAGATTTGGACACTagatctgattcattcattcagtcacatttattgagcactcactgtgtgcaaagcactgtcctaagcacttgggagagtacactataacaacagactcaCTGATGCCCACTGAGcgctcggtctagagggggagacagacattaatataaatagattagtaaattacagatataaacataagtgccgtggggatgggagggaggatgaaggagcaagtaaaagttgtgcagaagggagtaggaaaagaggagaggaggtcaggaaaagcttcttggaggagatgtgccttcaatacggtttTGAAGTGGGGTTGAGCAATTACCCGgctgatacgaggagggaggatgttccaggtcagaggtaggatgcagGCGAGAggtcgagatagacgagatgaaggtacagtgagaaggttagcgttagaggaatgaagtgtgcgggctggttgtgGTACAAAAGTAGTGAGGTacgagtgggcaaggtgattaagtgctttaaagccaacgaggATAACCTCTGATCACCTCGAGACCCTGTGCCTTCTCTAACAACAACTCTGCCTTACCACTATTCGACCTCAACCTTCTATCCTACCACCTTGACTGTGTAAACCCAGTTCTCTCCCCCTACTGTGACCTCCACACTCTGGACTCTCTTTTCCTACGTTATCGCACCCTTTCTGGGCTCCCTGCTCACATTCCCCTCCCTTGACTGTCAACTCTTCCCTCTTCACCACCCTTGACTCccgtactttattcattcattcagaacacggtagtaagagctggggaaagtacaatacagcaataaagagtgacaatcgcccgtacaacgagctcacggtctagaggggtgagacagacatcaattcaaataaacagTCATCGCCACGCTGCGCGGCAGGAGGCAGTGGAAAACCCCttgcgtatttttaccgagaaaactctacggatacactaccagaacaactgcaggtaGAGATGCAGGTAGAGATGGGGCCTtcgaggagagatgtgtccatggcgtcgctacgggtcggcgactagacagcataaaacagtataagtaaataaaattacagacatatacataagtgctattgggcagggaagggggggaagagcacagggcagtgaagtgtgcggggtgggctgtaggagagcagtgaggagaagtaggagcgggcaaggtgatggagtgctttaaagtcaattgtgaggagtttttgtttgtttgtttgatcccccccctcccctcaccgctCTCACACCACCAACCCCCAGCAAGTTCCCCCTGCCCTGTTTTGACAGCTCTCATCTCGACGCTTCTATTTCTCCCTCACTGGATCTCGGGCTCCAACCTCCATCAGCTCTTCCAAATTTTTAACTCCTCGAAGCTCCCACTgccctcaactcctccctctctaacCCCTATTTTGCTAGCAAAATTGACACCACCGGGAGAGAACGACCCACCGTCTCTCCATCAGATCCTCATCACGCCACTCCCACTCCTTGTCTATCTCCGGCCCTGATGTTTCTCAAAAGTCAGTCTGTCACCTTCTCTCTAAATCCGCTCCCTCTATCTGCACCGCAGACCTCAACCCTCTCATCTACTACAACCATGTGTTTCCACtctttcgttcaatcgtatttttactgagcgctgtgtgcagagcactgtactaagcactcttctgtcctccctctctgtcATCTTCAACCTCTAACTCCACCGACTCCTTCCCTTCCGCCTTCAAATACGCCCGTCTCCCCAGTGCGTAAAAAGTCCTGATTCCACAACTCCTCTCCttctatcgccccatctcctcttcccattCGGATTCCGAGAGCGGCTCATACACTGCCgatgccttctcttcctcctcgcctCCTCTCTTTGACCCACTGAAATCAGTCTTTATCTACCAACGATCTCCTTATAGGCCACTTCAGTGGTTTAGTCGCCCCCGTCTTCTGTGACCTCTCGGTTGCCTCAGACACTGTGTTTCACTTCCTCTACTTTGAAACGCTCTCAGGTTTCgattttactgtcctctcccggttctcttcctacctctctgaccgctGCTCTGTTTTGTTCACCGGCTTCTTTTCCACCTCTTGACCTGGAACTGTTAATAATTAtcaaagctctgttctggacCCTCTACCTTCTCAATCTACACTCTCTCTTAGACCTGaactgcttccatggcttcagctatcacctctacGGAAATTCCCATGGCTACCTTTCCAGTCTTGACCTCTCATCTAATCTGCaagcccacatttccttttgcctctaGGACATTTGCCTCACTGGCACCTCAAACAATGTGTCTGAAACCAAACTACCCATCTCCCCTCCTaaatctactcctcctcctcctgactttcccaacttAGTCAAtaccaccgccatcctccctttcccaagggctactttgggcaagtcacaacttctctgggcctcagtcacctcatctacaaaatggggattaagactgtgagccctgtgcggaacaagtaagcgcttaaataccttaaaaaaaaacctcatgccTCAGCGTGATCCTGGGCTCCTCGCTGTctttcaatccacacattcaatctactgtCAAGTCTTGTGGTTCGTCTACATAATgtctccagctccacccctttcaCGAAAACTGCTAGCACTCTGGTATAAGCACTGGTCACTGGTCAGCAAaggcctccttgctggtcttcctgtctccagcctctcccctccccaacccctaccTCACATTActgccttcaggctcgcatctcctcctgcctccaggacgtctccacctggatgtcggcccgccacctaaaactcaacatgagcaagactgagctcctcatcttccctcccaaacccggtcctctcccagacttctctatcaccgtggatggcacgaccatccttcccgtctctcgggcccgcaatctcggtgtcatccttgactcgtctctctcgttcaccccacacatcctatccgttagcaagacctgccggtttcacctctacaatatcgccaagatccgccctttcctctccacccaaacggctaccttactgttacgggctctcgttatatcccgcctagactactgtgtcagccttctctctgacctcccttcctcctctctcgccccgctccggtctattcttcactgcgctgcccggctcatcttcctgcagaaacgatctgggcatgtcactccccttcttaaacaactccagtggttgcctatcgacctccgctccaaacaaaaactcctcactctaggcttcgaggctctccatcaccttgccccttcctacctctcctcccttctctctttctaccgcccaccccgcacgctccgctcctccgccgcccacctcctcaccgtccctcggtctcgcctatcccgccgtcgacccctgggtcacgtcctcccgcggtcccggaacgccctccctcctcacctccgccaaactgattctctttccctcttcaaaaccctacttaaaactcacctcctccaagaggccttcccagactgagctcctcttctccctctactccctctgccatcccccctttacctctccgcagcttaaccctttttccccttttccctctgctcctccacctctcccttcccatccccacagcactgtactcgtccgctcaactgtatatatttttcgttaccctatttattttgttaatgaa
Protein-coding sequences here:
- the LOC100087721 gene encoding CUB and zona pellucida-like domain-containing protein 1; protein product: MSAGLDPNASCETENIQIYDGASVDSRLLGKVCSKSDYVPVFESTSNSLTFQIITSASIFQRTAFAFYYYFSQESHTENCGGYFDALTGSLVSPNYPEAHPEFTYCVWHIQVEKNYKIEVAFEEIFLELDDNCKFDFLAIYDGPSTDSGLIGQVCGLIKPMFTSSSNALTIVLSTDDANSYRGFSASYKAVYAEEVNTTSLTCSSDKMVVILNKSYLESLHYNEDNLQLNDPTCKPRVSNVIEFSIPLHGCGTIKKVEEHAITYTNIITIADSPPSEIITRQKHLQIIVKCEMESNSTVEIMYVTEDNIVQNESASGRYNVSMALFESNAFVTPLPHSPYDVDLNQTLFVQVTLHTPDPNLVVFLDTCTASPSSDFGLPIYDLIRSGCEKDNTSKIYPLLGHYGRFQFNAFKFLGTLGSVYLQCQVLICDSNDSQSRCNRGCVTRQKRDISSYRWKADSVIGPIRLKRTPNPGNPEFRSQADAGETRYQPGNSFHLLSFAVLALNVAIGAGMVMRHYVNRRKGYGYQKLQDC